A genomic region of Methylobacterium durans contains the following coding sequences:
- a CDS encoding transglutaminase-like domain-containing protein, with protein sequence MRIRTGYTIAFDTFGPTPMLLLLNVRPERRRDLVTPERITFDPPVEARQHLDEFGNVRTRILAPGGRITMAADFLIEDDGLPDAVAADARQIPVQDLSDDVLIYLLGSRYCDTDKLTETAWSLFGTAPEGWARVQAIVDYAHARIRFDYQQADATRSAHDGHRQQVGVCRDFAHLAITLCRCMNIPARYATGYLGDIGVPPVPDPMDFSAWFEVHLQGPEGPRWYTFDARHNTPRIGRVVMAYGRDATDCAITTSFGAAPLATFEVHTDEVDGDFILGRAA encoded by the coding sequence ATGCGCATCCGCACCGGCTACACCATCGCCTTCGACACGTTCGGCCCGACGCCGATGCTCCTCCTGCTCAACGTTCGGCCGGAGCGCCGCCGGGACCTCGTCACGCCGGAGCGGATCACCTTCGACCCGCCCGTCGAGGCGCGCCAGCACCTTGACGAGTTCGGCAACGTGCGCACGCGCATCCTGGCGCCGGGCGGCCGCATCACGATGGCGGCGGATTTCCTGATCGAGGATGACGGCCTGCCGGATGCCGTCGCCGCCGACGCGCGGCAGATCCCGGTGCAGGACCTGTCCGACGACGTGCTGATCTACCTGCTCGGCTCCCGCTACTGCGACACCGACAAGCTGACCGAGACCGCGTGGTCGCTGTTCGGCACCGCGCCGGAGGGCTGGGCCCGGGTCCAGGCCATCGTCGACTACGCGCATGCCCGCATCCGCTTCGACTACCAGCAGGCGGACGCGACCCGCTCGGCGCATGACGGGCACAGGCAGCAGGTCGGCGTCTGCCGCGACTTCGCGCATCTGGCGATCACGCTCTGCCGCTGCATGAACATCCCGGCGCGCTACGCCACGGGGTATCTCGGCGACATCGGGGTGCCTCCGGTGCCGGACCCGATGGATTTCTCGGCCTGGTTCGAGGTCCATCTGCAGGGGCCGGAGGGCCCGCGCTGGTACACGTTCGACGCGCGCCACAACACCCCGCGCATCGGCCGCGTCGTGATGGCCTACGGGCGCGACGCCACGGATTGCGCCATCACGACGAGCTTCGGGGCGGCCCCGCTCGCGACGTTCGAGGTCCACACCGACGAGGTCGACGGGGACTTCATCCTCGGCCGCGCCGCCTGA
- the oxc gene encoding oxalyl-CoA decarboxylase, producing MDRNTTDPTTIESEFSANSVATVEDTGPEQTDGFHLVIDALKLNGIDTIYGVPGIPITDLGRLAQAEGMRVISFRHEQNAGNAAAIAGFLTKKPGICLTVSAPGFLNGLTALANATTNCFPMILISGSSEREIVDLQQGDYEEMDQLAIAKPLCKAAFRVLHAADIGIAVARAIRAAVSGRPGGVYLDLPAKLFSQVMDAEAGAKSLVKVIDPAPAQLPAPAAVKRALDVLKSAKRPLIVLGKGAAYAQADEEVRALVERSGIPYVPMSMAKGLLPDTHEQSAGAARSMVLKDADVVVLVGARLNWLLSHGKGKTWGEPGSKKFIQIDIEPKEMDSNVEIVAPLVGDIGSCVSALLDGMGQDWKAPPAEWTDAIKSRKDANLSKMSAKLLKNSAPMDFHGALGVLRTIIKERPDAILVNEGANTLDLARSVIDMYQPRKRLDVGTWGVMGIGMGFAIAAAVETGKPVLAVEGDSAFGFSGMEVETICRYDLPVCVVIFNNNGIYRGTDTDPTGRDPGTTVFVKDSRYDKMMEAFGGIGVNATTPDELARAVNEAMDSGKPTLINAVIDPHAGTESGNIGSLNPQSTVKKKK from the coding sequence ATGGACAGGAACACGACGGACCCGACGACGATCGAATCGGAGTTCTCCGCCAACAGCGTGGCGACGGTCGAGGATACGGGCCCCGAGCAGACCGATGGCTTCCACCTCGTCATCGACGCGCTGAAGCTCAACGGCATCGACACGATTTACGGCGTGCCGGGCATCCCGATCACCGATCTCGGCCGCCTCGCGCAGGCCGAGGGCATGCGCGTGATCTCGTTCCGTCACGAGCAGAATGCGGGCAACGCCGCCGCCATCGCGGGCTTCCTCACCAAGAAGCCGGGCATCTGCCTCACCGTCTCGGCGCCGGGCTTCCTCAACGGTCTGACGGCGCTCGCCAACGCCACCACCAACTGCTTCCCGATGATCCTCATCTCGGGCTCGTCCGAGCGTGAGATCGTCGACCTGCAGCAGGGCGACTACGAGGAGATGGACCAGCTCGCCATCGCCAAGCCCCTCTGCAAGGCGGCCTTCCGCGTGCTCCACGCCGCCGATATCGGCATCGCGGTCGCCCGCGCCATCCGCGCCGCGGTCTCGGGCCGCCCGGGCGGCGTCTACCTCGACCTGCCGGCCAAGCTCTTCTCGCAGGTGATGGACGCCGAGGCCGGCGCGAAGTCCCTCGTCAAGGTGATCGACCCGGCCCCCGCCCAGCTTCCCGCCCCGGCGGCCGTCAAGCGCGCCCTCGACGTGCTCAAGAGCGCCAAGCGCCCCCTCATCGTCCTCGGCAAGGGCGCGGCCTACGCGCAGGCCGACGAGGAGGTCCGCGCCCTCGTCGAGCGGAGCGGCATTCCCTACGTGCCGATGAGCATGGCCAAGGGCCTCCTGCCCGACACGCACGAGCAGTCGGCCGGCGCCGCCCGCTCCATGGTGCTCAAGGATGCCGACGTGGTCGTGCTGGTCGGCGCCCGCCTCAACTGGCTCCTGTCGCACGGCAAGGGCAAGACCTGGGGCGAGCCGGGCTCGAAGAAGTTCATCCAGATCGACATCGAGCCGAAGGAGATGGACTCGAACGTCGAGATCGTCGCCCCGCTCGTCGGCGATATCGGCTCCTGCGTCTCGGCGCTGCTCGACGGCATGGGCCAGGATTGGAAGGCCCCGCCGGCCGAGTGGACGGACGCCATCAAGTCCCGCAAGGACGCGAACCTCTCCAAGATGTCCGCCAAGCTCCTCAAGAACTCGGCGCCGATGGACTTCCACGGGGCGCTGGGGGTTCTGCGCACCATCATCAAGGAGCGCCCCGACGCGATCCTCGTCAACGAGGGCGCCAACACCCTCGACCTCGCCCGCAGCGTCATCGACATGTATCAGCCGCGCAAGCGCCTGGATGTCGGCACCTGGGGCGTGATGGGCATCGGCATGGGCTTCGCCATCGCCGCCGCCGTCGAGACGGGCAAGCCCGTTCTGGCGGTCGAGGGTGACAGCGCCTTCGGCTTCTCGGGCATGGAGGTCGAGACGATCTGCCGGTACGACCTCCCGGTCTGCGTCGTGATCTTCAACAACAACGGCATCTATCGCGGCACCGACACCGACCCGACCGGCCGCGATCCCGGCACGACGGTGTTCGTGAAGGATTCCCGCTACGACAAGATGATGGAGGCCTTCGGCGGCATCGGCGTCAACGCCACGACGCCGGACGAGCTCGCCCGAGCCGTCAACGAGGCGATGGATTCGGGCAAGCCGACCCTGATCAACGCGGTGATCGATCCGCACGCGGGCACCGAGAGCGGCAACATCGGCAGCCTCAACCCGCAGAGCACGGTGAAGAAGAAGAAGTAA
- a CDS encoding alpha/beta hydrolase: MIDPHLAGRLGFHHRMPVKAPLPPGRHALGLFEERDAVLVVPTSIEPRRPTPLVVLFHGGGGSAEKILPMLERHAEARGFLLLAPQSQYPTWDIVIAGNGPDRMRLDTALTEVSSRFLLDPGHLAFAGHSDGGSYALSLGLTNGDLVTHVIVSSAGFMSVQMQAGAPKVFISHGVRDEQIPIDRSARVHAARLREAGYDVTAVEYDGPHAYRPAVAAMAVDFFLVDNDPG; this comes from the coding sequence ATGATCGACCCTCACCTCGCCGGCCGGCTCGGCTTCCACCACCGCATGCCCGTCAAGGCGCCGCTTCCGCCCGGACGCCACGCCCTCGGCCTGTTCGAGGAACGCGACGCGGTGCTCGTCGTGCCGACGAGCATCGAGCCTCGCCGGCCGACGCCCCTCGTCGTGCTGTTCCACGGGGGCGGCGGCAGCGCGGAGAAGATCCTGCCGATGCTGGAGCGGCACGCGGAGGCGCGGGGCTTCCTCCTGCTCGCGCCGCAATCCCAGTACCCGACCTGGGACATCGTGATCGCGGGCAACGGCCCCGACCGCATGCGCCTCGACACGGCCCTGACGGAGGTCTCCTCGCGCTTCCTGCTCGATCCCGGCCACCTCGCCTTCGCGGGCCACTCGGACGGCGGCAGCTACGCCCTCTCCCTCGGGCTGACGAACGGGGACCTGGTGACCCACGTCATCGTCTCGTCGGCGGGCTTCATGTCGGTGCAGATGCAGGCGGGCGCGCCGAAGGTCTTCATCTCGCACGGAGTCCGGGACGAGCAGATCCCGATCGACCGCAGCGCGCGGGTTCACGCCGCCCGGCTGCGGGAGGCCGGCTACGACGTGACGGCGGTGGAGTACGACGGTCCTCACGCCTACCGCCCGGCTGTGGCCGCGATGGCGGTCGATTTCTTCCTCGTCGACAACGACCCGGGGTAG
- a CDS encoding PAS domain-containing protein: MSQTFDLAQIITAAGDAIVVSDVGGAIVVWNPAAERIFGFTQEEALGRSLDLITPERQRQRHWDGYHKTMQTGVTRYGTQVLRVPALHKDGRPLSIAFTVAMLRGADDAIVGIAAIIRDETSRWNEERAMRRRLADLEAQVS, encoded by the coding sequence ATGTCGCAGACCTTCGACTTGGCGCAGATCATCACCGCAGCGGGCGATGCCATCGTCGTATCGGATGTCGGCGGGGCGATCGTCGTCTGGAACCCGGCCGCGGAGCGGATCTTCGGGTTCACGCAGGAAGAGGCGCTCGGCCGGTCGCTCGACCTGATCACGCCGGAGCGCCAGCGCCAGCGTCACTGGGACGGGTACCACAAGACTATGCAGACCGGCGTGACCCGCTACGGCACGCAGGTGTTGCGGGTCCCGGCCCTGCACAAGGACGGTCGGCCCCTGTCGATCGCCTTCACGGTCGCGATGCTGCGCGGCGCGGACGACGCGATCGTCGGCATCGCGGCGATCATCCGCGACGAGACGAGCCGGTGGAACGAGGAGCGCGCGATGCGCCGTCGTCTCGCCGACCTCGAGGCTCAGGTGTCTTGA
- a CDS encoding OsmC family protein: MATSPSITITQVEGYKFTVDFGALIPDLLVDESVPIGGGEGPFPEQMLIASVTNCLCASMVFALGKYRQEAHGIRAEATCRVERNPEGRLRIYGIDVAITLGSRAADVPRIDRVLAQFERFCTVSESVKAGIPVAVAVRDAAGERLR; this comes from the coding sequence ATGGCGACGAGTCCGAGCATCACGATCACGCAGGTCGAGGGTTACAAGTTCACCGTCGATTTCGGCGCGCTGATCCCGGACCTCCTCGTCGACGAATCCGTGCCGATCGGCGGCGGGGAGGGGCCGTTCCCCGAGCAGATGCTGATCGCGAGCGTGACGAACTGCCTCTGCGCCAGCATGGTCTTCGCGCTCGGCAAGTACCGGCAGGAGGCGCACGGCATCCGCGCCGAGGCGACCTGCCGCGTCGAGCGGAACCCGGAAGGGCGCCTGCGGATCTACGGGATCGACGTCGCGATCACCCTCGGCAGCCGCGCGGCCGACGTGCCGCGGATCGACCGGGTGCTGGCGCAGTTCGAGCGGTTCTGCACGGTCTCCGAGAGCGTGAAGGCCGGCATCCCCGTCGCCGTCGCCGTCCGCGACGCGGCCGGGGAGCGGCTGCGCTGA
- a CDS encoding YybH family protein: MTHPETRTDRETAREPQDLAGLFNARANAGDVEGLVALYEPDAVLAAGKVVASGHAEIRAFYADLLSRRSEFPAAEVLPPVRNGTLAMTFARLPNGTISAEVAREQPEGGWRWVIDQLKIKPQG, from the coding sequence ATGACCCATCCCGAGACACGCACCGACCGCGAGACGGCGCGCGAGCCGCAGGACCTCGCGGGCCTGTTCAACGCCCGCGCCAATGCCGGCGACGTCGAGGGCCTCGTCGCGCTCTACGAGCCCGACGCGGTGCTGGCGGCCGGGAAGGTGGTGGCGAGCGGCCACGCCGAGATCCGCGCCTTCTACGCCGACCTCCTGTCGCGGCGCTCCGAATTCCCGGCGGCCGAGGTGCTGCCCCCGGTGCGCAACGGGACGCTCGCCATGACCTTCGCGCGCCTGCCGAACGGCACGATCTCGGCGGAGGTCGCCCGCGAGCAGCCGGAGGGCGGCTGGCGCTGGGTGATCGACCAGCTGAAGATCAAGCCTCAGGGGTAG
- a CDS encoding DUF4170 domain-containing protein, which produces MTTSIDSDQKLHLVFGGELERLEGVRFRDVKGLDIVGIFPDYASAQAAWKAKAQATVDSAQTRYFIVHLHRLLEP; this is translated from the coding sequence ATGACCACCAGCATCGACAGCGACCAGAAGCTCCACCTCGTCTTCGGCGGCGAATTGGAGCGGCTCGAGGGCGTGCGCTTCCGCGACGTCAAGGGCCTCGACATCGTCGGCATCTTTCCCGACTACGCCTCCGCCCAGGCGGCCTGGAAGGCGAAGGCCCAGGCCACGGTCGATTCGGCCCAGACCCGGTACTTCATCGTGCACCTGCACCGGCTCCTGGAGCCGTGA
- a CDS encoding ribose-phosphate pyrophosphokinase, protein MKSSIKIIAGNASRPLAEAIAAYLELPLAKCMVRRFADMEIFVELQENVRGEDVFIVQSTSFPANDHLMELLIMIDAARRSSARRITAVIPYFGYARQDRRTSGRTPISAKLVANLITEAGADRVLTLDLHAGQIQGFFDIPTDNLFAAPVMVRDIKERLSGGDRMVVSPDVGGVVRARAIAKRIDAQLAIVDKRRERPGESEVMNIIGEVEGRSCILVDDIVDSGGTLVNAAEALLNAGAKDVSAYITHGVLSGGAVSRIAASRMKELVITDSIQPTQAVKLARNIRVATIAPLLGEAIGRTATESSVSSLFD, encoded by the coding sequence ATGAAGTCCTCGATCAAGATTATCGCCGGCAATGCCAGCCGGCCATTGGCCGAGGCCATCGCCGCCTACCTTGAGCTGCCGCTCGCCAAGTGCATGGTCCGGCGCTTCGCCGACATGGAGATCTTCGTCGAGCTGCAGGAGAACGTGCGCGGCGAGGACGTCTTCATCGTCCAGTCGACGTCGTTCCCGGCCAACGACCACCTGATGGAACTCCTCATCATGATCGACGCGGCGCGGCGCTCCTCGGCGCGGCGCATCACGGCGGTGATCCCCTATTTCGGCTACGCCCGCCAGGACCGGCGCACCTCGGGCCGCACCCCGATCTCGGCCAAGCTGGTGGCGAACCTGATCACCGAGGCCGGCGCCGACCGCGTGCTCACCCTCGATCTCCACGCCGGCCAGATCCAGGGCTTCTTCGACATCCCGACCGACAACCTCTTCGCCGCCCCCGTGATGGTGCGCGACATCAAGGAGCGGCTCTCGGGCGGGGACCGCATGGTGGTCTCGCCCGACGTCGGCGGCGTGGTGCGCGCGCGCGCCATCGCCAAGCGCATCGACGCGCAGCTCGCCATCGTCGACAAGCGCCGCGAGCGCCCCGGCGAGTCGGAGGTGATGAATATCATCGGCGAGGTCGAGGGGCGCTCCTGCATCCTCGTCGACGACATCGTCGATTCGGGCGGCACCCTCGTGAACGCGGCCGAGGCGCTCTTGAATGCCGGCGCCAAGGACGTCTCGGCCTACATCACGCACGGGGTGCTCTCGGGCGGCGCCGTCTCCCGCATCGCCGCCTCGCGGATGAAGGAGCTCGTCATCACAGACTCGATCCAGCCGACCCAGGCCGTGAAGCTCGCCCGCAACATCCGCGTCGCCACCATCGCGCCGCTGCTCGGCGAGGCGATCGGGCGCACGGCCACCGAATCGAGCGTGTCGAGCCTGTTCGACTGA
- a CDS encoding DUF1013 domain-containing protein, translating to MSQGPLMPKATAVWLVENTSLAFEQIADFCKLHPLEVKGIADGEVAAGIKGLDPITTGQLTRDEIEKAQKSPNYRLKVAVSKVKLPEVKRTTKGPRYTPLSRRQDRPNAILWLLRNHPELKDAQVIRLVGTTKSTIQQIRERTHWNSSSLQPMDPVTLGLCTQIDLDFEVQRAAKDRPAAAAGEAGASLLPAEVSTAEPEAEFDDRRPAGREERLDADSVFAKLKGMRRTDEDDDEA from the coding sequence ATGTCCCAGGGTCCGCTGATGCCGAAGGCGACCGCCGTGTGGCTGGTCGAGAACACCTCGCTGGCCTTCGAGCAGATCGCCGACTTCTGCAAGCTGCACCCGCTGGAGGTGAAGGGCATCGCCGACGGCGAGGTGGCGGCGGGCATCAAGGGCCTCGACCCGATCACCACGGGCCAGCTCACCCGCGACGAGATCGAGAAGGCGCAGAAATCGCCGAACTACCGGCTCAAGGTCGCGGTCTCGAAGGTGAAGCTCCCCGAGGTCAAGCGCACCACGAAGGGCCCGCGCTACACCCCCCTGTCGCGCCGCCAGGACCGGCCGAACGCCATCCTCTGGCTGCTGCGCAACCACCCCGAGCTCAAGGACGCGCAGGTCATCCGCCTCGTCGGCACCACCAAGTCGACGATCCAGCAGATCCGCGAGCGCACCCACTGGAATTCCAGCTCGCTGCAGCCGATGGATCCGGTGACGCTCGGCCTCTGCACGCAGATCGACCTCGATTTCGAGGTGCAGCGCGCGGCCAAGGACCGCCCCGCCGCGGCGGCGGGCGAGGCCGGCGCCTCCCTCCTGCCGGCCGAGGTCTCGACCGCCGAGCCCGAGGCCGAGTTCGACGATCGCCGCCCGGCGGGCCGCGAGGAACGCCTCGACGCCGATTCGGTCTTCGCCAAGCTCAAGGGCATGCGCCGCACGGACGAGGACGACGACGAGGCGTGA
- the rpsA gene encoding 30S ribosomal protein S1, which produces MTAGTAMQGAPSREDFAALLEESFLSHEITEGSVVKGRVVAIEKDVAVIDIGAKTEGRVALKEFQGPGRDGELSVGDEVEVYVDRIENALGEAVISRDKARREESWVKLEKAFEANERVTGTIFNQVKGGYTVDLDGAVAFLPRSQVDIRPVRDVTPLLGTPQPFQILKMDRRRGNIVVSRRTVLEESRAEQRSELVANLEEGQVIDGVVKNITEYGAFVDLGGIDGLLHVTDMAWRRVNHPSEVVTIGQTVKVKIIKINHETHRISLGIKQLLADPWEGIAQRYPVDAKLKGRVTNITDYGAFVELEPGIEGLIHVSEMSWTKKNVHPGKIVSTSQEVEVQILEVDPVKRRISLGLKQTLQNPWEAFSEQHPVGSEVEGEVKNKTEFGLFIGLEGDVDGMVHLSDLDWNRPGEQVIDEFKKGDMVRAQVLDVDVEKERISLGIKQLGGDPFAEAGEIKKGQVVTCEVTEVKDSGVEVKIIDTDLTTFVRRAELARDRGDQRPERFAAGEKFDARVVQFDRKARRVQVSIKALEVAEEKEAMAQFGSADSGASLGDILGAAFKKARTSDDKE; this is translated from the coding sequence ATGACCGCTGGTACCGCTATGCAGGGCGCACCGAGCCGCGAGGATTTCGCGGCGCTGCTCGAGGAGAGCTTCCTCAGCCACGAGATCACCGAGGGCTCCGTCGTCAAGGGTCGCGTCGTCGCGATCGAGAAGGACGTCGCCGTCATCGACATCGGCGCGAAGACCGAAGGGCGCGTCGCCCTCAAGGAATTCCAGGGCCCCGGCCGCGACGGCGAGCTCAGCGTCGGCGACGAGGTCGAGGTCTACGTCGACCGCATCGAGAACGCGCTCGGCGAGGCCGTCATCTCGCGCGACAAGGCTAGGCGCGAGGAGAGCTGGGTCAAGCTCGAGAAGGCGTTCGAGGCCAACGAGCGCGTCACCGGCACGATCTTCAACCAGGTCAAGGGCGGCTACACCGTCGACCTCGACGGCGCCGTGGCCTTCCTGCCGCGCTCCCAGGTCGACATCCGCCCGGTGCGCGACGTGACCCCGCTGCTCGGCACGCCGCAGCCCTTCCAGATCCTCAAGATGGACCGCCGCCGCGGCAACATCGTCGTCTCGCGCCGCACGGTGCTGGAGGAGAGCCGCGCCGAGCAGCGTAGCGAGCTCGTGGCCAACCTTGAGGAAGGTCAGGTCATCGACGGCGTCGTCAAGAACATCACCGAGTACGGCGCCTTCGTCGATCTCGGCGGCATCGACGGCCTGCTGCACGTCACCGACATGGCGTGGCGCCGCGTGAACCACCCGTCCGAGGTCGTGACCATCGGCCAGACGGTCAAGGTCAAGATCATCAAGATCAACCACGAGACGCACCGCATCTCGCTCGGCATCAAGCAGCTCCTCGCCGATCCGTGGGAGGGCATCGCCCAGCGCTATCCCGTGGATGCCAAGCTCAAGGGCCGCGTGACCAACATCACCGATTACGGCGCCTTCGTGGAGCTGGAGCCGGGGATCGAGGGCCTGATCCACGTCTCCGAGATGAGCTGGACCAAGAAGAACGTCCATCCGGGCAAGATCGTCTCCACCTCCCAGGAGGTCGAGGTGCAGATCCTGGAGGTCGATCCCGTCAAGCGCCGCATCTCGCTCGGCCTCAAGCAGACCCTCCAGAACCCCTGGGAGGCCTTCTCCGAGCAGCATCCGGTGGGCTCCGAGGTCGAGGGCGAGGTCAAGAACAAGACCGAGTTCGGCCTGTTCATCGGCCTTGAGGGCGACGTCGACGGCATGGTCCACCTGTCCGACCTCGACTGGAACCGTCCGGGCGAGCAGGTCATCGACGAGTTCAAGAAGGGCGACATGGTGCGCGCCCAGGTTCTCGACGTGGACGTCGAGAAGGAGCGCATCTCGCTCGGCATCAAGCAGCTCGGCGGCGACCCCTTCGCGGAAGCCGGCGAGATCAAGAAGGGCCAGGTCGTCACCTGCGAGGTGACCGAGGTCAAGGATTCGGGCGTCGAGGTGAAGATCATCGACACCGACCTGACCACCTTCGTGCGCCGGGCCGAGCTCGCCCGCGACCGCGGCGACCAGCGCCCCGAGCGCTTCGCGGCCGGCGAGAAGTTCGACGCCCGCGTCGTGCAGTTCGACCGCAAGGCCCGCCGCGTGCAGGTCTCGATCAAGGCGCTTGAGGTCGCCGAGGAGAAGGAGGCGATGGCCCAGTTCGGCTCGGCCGATTCCGGCGCCTCGCTCGGCGACATCCTCGGCGCGGCCTTCAAGAAGGCCCGCACGAGCGACGACAAGGAGTAA
- the sppA gene encoding signal peptide peptidase SppA, with translation MAADAELLIDRRRLRRKLSLWRVLGIGGLVVAAGAVGFRVRAGTESPLFGAVQPQIARISVSGFIAGSESTTKLMKRIGESSAVQGVVVSINSPGGTTTGSEELFRNLRQLAEKKPIVAFVDGTAASGAYITAIAADHIVARETAIVGSIGVLFQYPDVSGLLDKVGVKVESIKSSPLKAEPSGFSPTSPEARAALAAVVGDTYGWFKGLVADRRRMGEAELAKVVDGRVFSGRQSVPLKLVDELGGERQAVAWLETERKVAKNLPVRDWKPSSESGFQLWSALGLGADLAGLDGLGARLRAIGREAGDIAEGGLMAVWRPEAASAR, from the coding sequence ATGGCCGCTGACGCCGAACTCCTGATCGATCGCCGGCGGCTGCGCCGCAAGCTCTCATTGTGGCGCGTGCTCGGCATCGGCGGCCTCGTGGTCGCGGCCGGCGCCGTCGGCTTCCGCGTCCGCGCCGGCACGGAGAGTCCCCTCTTCGGCGCCGTGCAGCCGCAGATCGCCCGCATCTCGGTCTCCGGCTTCATCGCCGGCAGCGAATCCACCACGAAGCTGATGAAGCGGATCGGGGAATCCTCGGCCGTGCAGGGGGTCGTCGTCTCGATCAACTCGCCGGGCGGCACCACCACCGGCTCGGAGGAGCTGTTCCGCAATCTGCGCCAGCTCGCCGAGAAGAAGCCGATCGTCGCCTTCGTCGACGGCACGGCGGCGTCGGGCGCCTACATCACGGCGATCGCCGCCGACCACATCGTCGCCCGCGAGACCGCGATCGTCGGCTCGATCGGCGTGCTGTTCCAGTATCCGGACGTCTCGGGCCTCCTCGACAAGGTCGGCGTCAAGGTCGAGTCCATCAAGTCCTCGCCGCTCAAGGCGGAGCCCTCGGGCTTCAGCCCGACCTCGCCGGAGGCGCGCGCGGCGCTGGCCGCCGTCGTCGGCGACACCTACGGCTGGTTCAAGGGCCTCGTCGCCGACCGGCGCAGGATGGGCGAGGCCGAGCTCGCCAAGGTCGTCGACGGGCGCGTCTTCAGCGGCCGCCAGAGCGTGCCCCTGAAGCTCGTGGACGAGCTCGGCGGCGAGCGCCAGGCCGTCGCCTGGCTCGAGACCGAGCGGAAGGTGGCCAAGAACCTGCCCGTGCGCGACTGGAAGCCGAGTTCCGAGAGCGGCTTCCAGCTCTGGTCGGCGCTCGGCCTGGGGGCGGATCTCGCCGGCCTCGACGGGCTCGGCGCGCGGCTCCGCGCGATCGGCCGGGAGGCCGGGGACATCGCCGAGGGCGGCCTCATGGCCGTCTGGCGGCCGGAGGCCGCCTCCGCCCGCTGA
- the ihfB gene encoding integration host factor subunit beta, producing MIKSELVLKIAEQNPHLYQRDVETLVNAILDTIADALARGDRVELRGFGAFSVKRRDARRGRNPRTGAAVAVSEKAIPVFKTGKEMRQRLNAAGIGESTAAASN from the coding sequence ATGATCAAGTCAGAGCTTGTGCTCAAGATCGCCGAGCAGAACCCGCACCTCTACCAGCGGGACGTCGAGACGCTCGTCAACGCGATCCTCGACACGATCGCCGACGCCCTGGCGCGGGGCGACCGGGTCGAGCTGCGCGGCTTCGGCGCCTTCTCGGTGAAACGGCGCGACGCGCGGCGCGGGCGCAACCCGCGCACGGGCGCGGCCGTTGCCGTGTCCGAGAAGGCGATCCCCGTGTTCAAGACCGGCAAGGAGATGCGCCAGCGCCTCAACGCGGCCGGCATCGGCGAGAGCACGGCCGCCGCGTCGAACTGA
- a CDS encoding lipopolysaccharide assembly protein LapA domain-containing protein, with protein MIRFLKGLVLLPVAILVILLAVANREAVRLSFDPFSEAPVFSLSLPLYAILFVAVAIGIVVGGIGAWAGQGEARRKARDRRREIRRLEGETARLRTYAPASETGALYRPGSDRAALPAPR; from the coding sequence ATGATCCGCTTCCTCAAGGGTCTGGTGCTGCTTCCCGTCGCGATCCTCGTGATCCTGCTGGCGGTCGCGAACCGCGAGGCCGTGCGCCTGTCCTTCGATCCCTTCTCGGAGGCGCCGGTCTTCAGCCTGAGCCTGCCCCTCTACGCGATCCTGTTCGTCGCGGTGGCGATCGGCATCGTGGTGGGTGGCATTGGCGCCTGGGCCGGCCAGGGCGAGGCCCGCCGGAAGGCCCGCGACCGCCGCCGCGAGATCCGCCGGCTCGAAGGCGAGACCGCGCGTCTCAGGACCTACGCCCCGGCCTCCGAGACGGGCGCCCTCTATCGCCCCGGCTCCGACCGCGCCGCCCTGCCGGCGCCCCGCTGA